Part of the uncultured Anaeromusa sp. genome is shown below.
CTGGCGTTGGCGGAATGCGCCGGCAGCAGCTACAAGTTGTTAAAAGAATTGGTAGGCTGTCGTTTGGGTCGGCAGACGCCGGCGCAGCTGGAAGAAGAGCTGCCTAAGACGTGGCTGCATTTGTGTAGGAAGATGCCGCTCTTGGAGGGCGAGGAAGTGATCTTGCAGCGTCTTGACGCGTTGACGCCAGGCGCTGCTGAAGCCGAGCCGAGGCTGGCGTCCTTGGCTGCTTATATCAAGACGCTGCCGAAGGCGCGCAAAGTGGTCGTCTTTACACGTTTTGCCGCTACTTGTCAGACCGTAACCGACGAATTGAACAAGCTTTTGGGGGCTAAAGCCGTAGCCCAAGTGCACCGGGCGCAAACCGTTCGAGAGGTACAAGCGGCGCAAGTGCAGTTTCGGGACGAGGCGTCCTGCCAGGTATTGGTGCTGGACCCGCGGGGCGAAGAGTATTGCGACTTGGGTCACGCCCAGGTGGTGGTGCATTTTGATCTGCCCTTTGATTTGCGTCGCTTGGAGCGGCGCATGTCTCGGGTGGAACGGCGCAATCGCACAGAAGCGCTGCAAACCGTGGCGGTTCTCGGTTCCGGCGGCGATTATTCTCTGGCCAATGTTTGGTGTGAGGTGCTGGAAGAAGAACTGTCGTTTTTCCGTCAGTCTCTGCATGGCGTGGATGGCTGGGCTAGAAAGGTCGCGACGCCGTTGGTGCGCAAGGCGCTGCTTGAGGACGGCTATGAAGGTCTTTTGGATGCCGCTACAGCGTTGGAAGAGGCTTTTGGTCAATGGCAAGCTTCGCGTCCGGCTGCTGCGACGACGGCCGGGTGGGGCGAAGCGGCCCTTGCTTATGACAATGACAGCGATGGACAGCGTCAAGCCTTTGAGCCTTGGATTGCCATGGCTTTGGGGTTGGGGCGTCAAGGACCGCGCTATACGGCGACAAGCGAAACCGTGCTGATGCCCTTTGACTGGCTTAGCCGCATGCAGGAAGATTTGCAGAGGCCTTTGCCGTATGACCGAAGCGAGTCATTGCAGCTTCAAGAAGCTGCTGCGGTTCGGTCGGGGCAGTCTTTTCTGGATACAGTATCGCGCTATTTGGATTGGGATGACCGGGGGCAAACCTTTGCTTTTTGGCGCCCGGAGGCGCGGTGGAGCGAGGAAAAAGGCGATGAATGGGCTGGCTTTTGCTATGAATATACGCTGGAAGCGGATATGAAGCTTGTTAGAGGCTTTTTAAAGAAACTGGGCCTGCCGGAGCGTTTGTGGAAAAACTTGCGCCGCCGCGCGGACGGTTTTTTGGCGCCGTTGACAGTACGGCTGTATTTAGATCAGCAAGGGCGGCGCGTGCGCCATCCGGAACTTTTAGATATTTTGGAGCAGCCTTTCAGCAAGGCCCGCGATATTAACTTGATTAAAGGGCGGGTTAAGCAGCTTCATGAGGTAATCGGTCTTGAAGACTGGAAAGACGCCTGTGGTAAAACCTATGAAGCTTCGTTAAAACTTCTGGAGAAGGATGCCTGGTACCAGGAATTGGTGCCTGTTGCGTGTGAAGCGCTGGAAAAAGATACGGCTCAGCGAGCCAAGGCTTGGAATGAAGCCGGCCGAACGGATTTGGCGGAACAAGAAATTGCTCTTTCCCGGGCCCTGGCGGCGGGCATGAAGAAGCCGGCCGTGCGCCTGTTGGCGGCGGGTTGTATTATTGTTTCCGGGCGTAAACCTTAAAGCGAAAAATCTCCCTGCTCGCAGTTTCAAAAACTGCAGGCAAGGAGATTTTTTACTATGGATGAAAGTATAAGCTTTTGTGCTTGGAAAGGCAATGAGGTTAAGAGGGGAGCGGGTCTGAATAAAAAGGCGGCAGCCCTCAGTCGTACCCTCCCTTGACTCCCTCTACTCTTGTTCAAAAAGTGCTTCGTTGTTTTTGAACCATCGTCATGGCGTAAAATGAATATTTTGTAAAAATTGGAAAAAGCGGCTTAAAAAGCAGCTTTTTCTGTAGTATAGTGAAAGTATGAAACCGAAAAAGGGGGCGTACTGATGAAACGATGGTGGCGGCTGGCGATTTTGCTTGTGGGTCTTGCGGTTTTGGGCGGCGGTGTTTCCGTAGCTCAGGCGGCGGAAACGGTTGAAAATGACTGGCTATGTCTTCCTTTTGAGCGGGTAGGGCCCATCCTGGCCTCGGCTAAAGAGGAGGACTTGCTGCAGCTTTTTGGGGCTGAGCAGGTGCAAAGAAGGACCATTTATGTGGCTGAGGGAACCGAAAAACGGGATGTGTCGGTGATCTATCCGTATAGCGCTAATGAAGTGATTCTATTTTGGAGGGACAATCAATATGGCCAAAGACTGTCCCATGCATGGGTGAAAAAAGAGGGTTCTTCTTGGAAAACGGCGGAAAACATCACCGTCGGTACGCCCTTGGCGGAGTTGAACCGTTTGAATGGTCAGCCCTTTCGCATTGTCGGTTTTGGTTGGGACTACGGCGGCTATATTCCGGTACGGCAGGAAGGAACCCTAATTCAGCAAAAAGGCTTGTGCTTGCGCTTGGCGCCGACGCGGCAGCTGCCGCGTCAGTATTATGGCGACGGAGTGAAAGTATTTTCCGCGGACCCGGAACTTTTGCCTGACGTCGTACGCGTAGTTTCCTTCGAAGTGACGCTGAACGAAAAATAACGAGGGACGAACAAGAGAACCGGAGTAATCGGAGGGCGTGCTTGAGGGTATGGACTTTAAGCACATGCTCCAATAAAAAATCTCCTTGCCTGCAGGTGAAAAACTGCAGGCAAGGAGATTTTTTACTATGGTTGGAAAGCCAAGGATGTTAAGGGATAAGAGCGTCTGAATAAAACGGCGGCAGCCCTCCGACGTACCCTCCCTTGACTCCCTCTACTCTTGTTCAAAACCAGCCACTTCTCTATTTCTCTCAGAACTTACGGAACAGACCGACTACATGGCCGAGAATGTCTACATGCGCCGGGCGGATGGGTTCCATGGCGTCATTTTCCGGCTTGAGCAGAATCTGCTTGCCGTCTTTCCAGAAACGCTTGACCGTGGCTTCTTCGCCGTCGACCAACGCCACGACAATATCGCCGTTTTTGGCGCTGTCGCTGGGGCGGACAAGGAGAAAGTCGCCGTCGTGGATGCCGACATTGATCATGCTTTCACCGCTGACGGTGAGCATGAACAGGTCTTCGTTGCCCCGGCCCAATAAGGATGCAGGCAAGGGGAACGTATCTTCAATGTTTTCTTCCGCCAGAATTGGCAAGCCTGCGGTAACGCGGCCCACCAGAGGGACGGGGATCATCTCTTTTTGACGCCAGGGAGATTCGGAAACAAGCTCAATGGCTCTGGGCTTGGTAGGATCCCGCCGAATGAGGCCGTCCTCTTCCAGACGGTTTAAGTAGCCATGAACGGTGGAACTGGAGCTGAGTCCGACAGCAGAGCCGATCTCGCGGATAGATGGGGGATAGCCGTTGGTCCGCAGTCGTTCGCGGATGAAGCTGAGAATTTCAGCCGGCTTGTCGCCGGTGCGCTTGCGTGGCATCAGGCTCACCTCGTTATTCTTGAATTTTTCCTCAGTATACCAGAAAACGCTTTGCTTTTCAAACTCTTGTTCGCATTAAACCTGCAGGGAAGAAGCATGACAGCGGCGAATTGGCAATAGTAGGCAGTTAGTGAAGGAGGACTTGTTATGGTCCATACGCATCTTGTTTTTGATACAGGCATTGGCCGGAAGAAACCGGAAAATATTGTGCATAAGGAAGCTTCCTGTCCGTTTTGTGATCGCCAGGGACTGAGCGGCGTCCTGGCGGAGGAAGGCCCCATTCTTTGGTTGAAAAATAAATATCCTGTTTTTCCGGACGCTTACCAGACGGTGCTGGTAGAAAGCTACACTTGCGACGAGGAACTTTCGACTTATGCGCCGGAGCATTTGCAGGCGGTTATTGGCTTTGGCCTGGAAAAATGGCGGGAGCTTTCACGGAGCGGACAGTTTCGTTCGGTATTGTTCTTTAAAAACCATGGGCCTTGTTCCGGGGGCTCCATGCGTCATCCTCATATGCAGATTGTCGGGCTAGACCATATTAACTACCAGCACAGCATGGAGGAAGAAGCCTTTCGTGGCATTCCTATCTGGCAGAATGGCGAGGTGGAGGTAAATCTGTCGACGCAGCCGAGGGTAGGCTTTTTTGAATTTAATATTCTTTTACAGAAAGAAGGGGCTATTGCTCCTTTTGCCCATGGAATTCAAGCGGTGGCGCATTATATTCTGAATCATTTTCACCGTCATTGCAGCAGCTACAATCTGTTCTTTTATGAAAACGGCGGTGCGGTACGGGCGAAAATGATGCCGCGTTTTGTCTTGTCGCCGGTCTATGTAGGCTACGGAATTCCTCAGGTTTCCAGTCAGGTGGAAGAGGTGGCGGAATTTGTGCGCACCCTGTATTTTGCCAAAATGACATATTGATCTTGCTTTTACGGCGCTTTTAGCAAAGAGGTCTTTCTGACGCGGAGAAGAAAGCTGCTAAGCCGTTTGTATGCGTGTTGTATATTAAATGCAAAATTCTTGAAAAATGGTTTTGTCGTATTATGTAGTTTTTTGATTAGGCTCCTTTCATACTATAAACAGAAACTGGAACGGGCGTACCTGGCAGAAGCACGGCTGGTTTCCCAAATTATTTTATAAGGGGGCGTACGCATGGCAGAAGAAAAGAAATCTGGCGGTATTGGTCTCACTACGCAAATCTTCCTCGGTCTTATTCTAGGCGTCATTTTTGGCTATCTCTTTCCTTCCTATGGTGAACAGCTCAAACCTATTGGCGACATCTTTATTCGTATGATTAAGATGATCGTGGTGCCTTTGATCTTCAGTTCCTTGATCATGGGCATTGCGGGCACAGGCGACTTCAAAAAATTGGGCCGTTTGGGCGCGAAATCCATTTTGTGGTTTGAATTGGCAACCACGGTGGCTC
Proteins encoded:
- a CDS encoding helicase-related protein, with the protein product MSVKEMQALKKGYFVKETGNVLGTGKIKEIRAGSVVVEFFSSPVSRQDVEIPFESLRPLGRLQPKTRCFVYIEALGRWYAGRVEQFDAASGEYQVKFPEGTLPGNLRMLAVPTEDVYVRWNRPLADAVSMLAETLQETAFLRETRASFVRGLLEQRAMTRGVTGLLSAKVQVVPEQLEAVWELVSGASQRRVLAAPPGWGKTIAAGAVVRQFLLDDPAGKVLLVVPPLLVAFWEEMLRKHFHLQPNDPRLKLIAADRAVTAKDFVLKQRPGLVVFDDAQLVAADVLTKDEAALRRYRFYAAAAQQAERVLLTTPLASQEQEALYWAMFHLVDRDGYPLEQLPEAASLWGKKAEPRLLEVGGSELPLCRQTGKLKVLQVAGEAAEELEETLEQWRLLMKKAMESDADLAQHRQLVEVLYLALAECAGSSYKLLKELVGCRLGRQTPAQLEEELPKTWLHLCRKMPLLEGEEVILQRLDALTPGAAEAEPRLASLAAYIKTLPKARKVVVFTRFAATCQTVTDELNKLLGAKAVAQVHRAQTVREVQAAQVQFRDEASCQVLVLDPRGEEYCDLGHAQVVVHFDLPFDLRRLERRMSRVERRNRTEALQTVAVLGSGGDYSLANVWCEVLEEELSFFRQSLHGVDGWARKVATPLVRKALLEDGYEGLLDAATALEEAFGQWQASRPAAATTAGWGEAALAYDNDSDGQRQAFEPWIAMALGLGRQGPRYTATSETVLMPFDWLSRMQEDLQRPLPYDRSESLQLQEAAAVRSGQSFLDTVSRYLDWDDRGQTFAFWRPEARWSEEKGDEWAGFCYEYTLEADMKLVRGFLKKLGLPERLWKNLRRRADGFLAPLTVRLYLDQQGRRVRHPELLDILEQPFSKARDINLIKGRVKQLHEVIGLEDWKDACGKTYEASLKLLEKDAWYQELVPVACEALEKDTAQRAKAWNEAGRTDLAEQEIALSRALAAGMKKPAVRLLAAGCIIVSGRKP
- the lexA gene encoding transcriptional repressor LexA codes for the protein MPRKRTGDKPAEILSFIRERLRTNGYPPSIREIGSAVGLSSSSTVHGYLNRLEEDGLIRRDPTKPRAIELVSESPWRQKEMIPVPLVGRVTAGLPILAEENIEDTFPLPASLLGRGNEDLFMLTVSGESMINVGIHDGDFLLVRPSDSAKNGDIVVALVDGEEATVKRFWKDGKQILLKPENDAMEPIRPAHVDILGHVVGLFRKF
- a CDS encoding DUF4931 domain-containing protein, whose protein sequence is MVHTHLVFDTGIGRKKPENIVHKEASCPFCDRQGLSGVLAEEGPILWLKNKYPVFPDAYQTVLVESYTCDEELSTYAPEHLQAVIGFGLEKWRELSRSGQFRSVLFFKNHGPCSGGSMRHPHMQIVGLDHINYQHSMEEEAFRGIPIWQNGEVEVNLSTQPRVGFFEFNILLQKEGAIAPFAHGIQAVAHYILNHFHRHCSSYNLFFYENGGAVRAKMMPRFVLSPVYVGYGIPQVSSQVEEVAEFVRTLYFAKMTY